The Saccharomyces mikatae IFO 1815 strain IFO1815 genome assembly, chromosome: 13 genome has a segment encoding these proteins:
- the AGP3 gene encoding Agp3p — protein sequence MSDVKAFSPLNIKTVKIRDDRDVSEFDPNTGVKRALKNRHISLLALGGIIGPGCLVGAGNALQKGGPLALLLGFVIIGIIAFAVMESIGEMITLYPSGGGFTTLARRFHSDALSAVCGYAYVIVFFAVLANEYNTLSSILQFWGPQVPLYAYTLIFWIVFEIFQLIGVGVFGETEYWLSLLKILGLIVYYIFSIIYMSGGVRNKPAFGFHYWKDPGSLSHGFKGIAVVFVFCSSFYSGTESVALTATESKNPTKSVPYAVRQTLWRIVVVYIGIAIFYGSTVPFNDPNLSVNTKVLKSPIAIAISRAGWAGGSHLVNAFILFSCISAINGSLYIGSRTLTNLAYEGLAPKFLAWTDKRGVPIPAITIFNALGLISLMNMSVGASNAYSYIVNLSGVGVFIVWGVISYTHLRLRKAWVAQGRLLEELPYKALFYPWTPIFSLISNIFLALIQGWTSLVPFKAPEFVDAYILLPAAIILYVGVCVFKNHNFRIVDLTSVNLDEGRRKDMENDQSDQESILSSFDI from the coding sequence ATGAGCGATGTTAAAGCTTTCTCTCCTCTGAATATCAAGACGGTGAAAATCAGAGACGATCGTGATGTCTCAGAATTTGATCCTAATACTGGAGTGAAAAGGGCCCTCAAAAACAGGCATATTTCCTTATTGGCGTTGGGTGGTATCATTGGCCCTGGATGTCTTGTTGGTGCAGGAAATGCCCTCCAGAAAGGTGGACCTCTTGCTCTTCTTCTGGGGTTTGTCATTATTGGGATAATAGCCTTCGCTGTGATGGAATCTATAGGTGAAATGATTACCTTGTATCCTTCAGGCGGTGGATTTACCACTTTGGCCAGAAGATTCCATAGCGATGCTCTGTCTGCAGTATGTGGTTATGCTTATGTTATCGTTTTTTTTGCGGTTTTGGCAAACGAATATAACACTCTTTCGTCGATACTTCAGTTCTGGGGACCCCAGGTTCCCCTGTATGCTTATACCTTGATATTTTGGATtgtctttgaaatttttcaattgattGGTGTTGGTGTTTTTGGCGAGACGGAATACTGGCTATCTCTGTTGAAGATATTAGGGTTGATTGTCTACTACATTTTCTCCATCATTTACATGTCTGGTGGTGTTAGAAATAAGCCAGCATTTGGCTTTCATTATTGGAAAGATCCAGGATCACTATCGCATGGGTTCAAGGGAATAGCTGTAGTCTTTGTGTTTTGTTCAAGTTTTTATTCCGGAACTGAGTCTGTTGCTTTGACTGCAACGGAGTCAAAAAATCCTACCAAATCAGTTCCTTATGCGGTGCGACAGACCTTATGGAGAATTGTAGTTGTGTACATTGGTATCGCTATCTTCTACGGGTCAACTGTACCATTCAACGACCCAAACCTTTCTGTGAACACCAAAGTGCTTAAGTCTCCCATAGCTATTGCCATTTCTCGGGCTGGCTGGGCTGGCGGATCACATTTAGTGAATGCTTTTATCTTATTTTCATGTATCTCCGCTATTAATGGATCACTTTATATAGGAAGCAGAACGCTAACAAATCTGGCGTACGAGGGCCTGGCTCCTAAGTTTCTTGCTTGGACAGATAAAAGAGGTGTTCCTATCCCGGCCATCACGATATTCAATGCGCTAGGTTTGATATCATTGATGAACATGAGTGTTGGTGCTTCAAATGCCTATTCCTATATAGTTAATCTTTCTGGGGTTGGAGTTTTCATTGTCTGGGGTGTAATAAGTTATACACATTTGAGACTCCGAAAAGCATGGGTAGCTCAGGGAAGATTACTGGAAGAGCTGCCTTATAAAGCATTATTTTATCCCTGGACTCCCATATTCAGTTTAATttccaacattttcttAGCACTGATTCAAGGGTGGACCTCTCTTGTTCCTTTTAAAGCACCAGAGTTCGTCGATGCTTATATCCTTTTACCGGCAGCAATTATATTATACGTTGGGGTGTGCGTATTTAAGAATCATAACTTCAGAATTGTTGATTTGACTTCAGTGAACTTAGATGAAGGCAGAAGAAAAGACATGGAGAATGATCAGTCTGATCAAGAAAGTATTCTGTCATCCTTTGATATCTGA
- the ERO1 gene encoding ER oxidoreductin (similar to Saccharomyces cerevisiae ERO1 (YML130C); ancestral locus Anc_8.877): protein MKLRTAIATLCLTAFTSANSNNSYLGTDRTQIAFNDTHFCKIDRNDNVSPSCNVTFNELNAINDNIRNDLSALLKSDFFKYFRLDLYKQCSFWDANDGLCLNRACSVDVVEDWDKLPEYWQPEILGSFNNDTVTEADDNDDECKFLDQLCQTSKKPVEIEDTINYCDVNDFNGKNAVLIDLTANPERFTGYGGKQAGQIWSTIYQDNCFTIGETGESLAKDAFYRLVSGFHASIGTHLSKEYLNTKTGKWEPNLDLFMARIGNFPERVTNMYFNYAVVAKALWKIQPYLPEFSFCDLVNKQIKNKMDNVISQLDTSIFNEDLVFANDLSLTLKDEFRSRFKNVTKIMDCVQCDRCRLWGKIQTTGYATALKILFEINDADEFTKQHIVGKLTKYELIALLQTFGRLSESIESVNMFEKMYGKRLNGSENRLSSFFQNNFFNILKKAGKSIRYTIENINSTKEQKEKINDSQSHVFDDLKMPKPKSGSKRDTGVVNKWKKAWNVEINNVSEAFSFIFRSYIDLPKNIWNLFLMVAYEFWNNFIGVANYVNEEVEEPKSYKLNIQ from the coding sequence ATGAAGTTGAGAACTGCCATTGCCACACTGTGCCTAACGGCTTTTACATCTGCAAATTCAAACAATAGCTACCTCGGCACCGATCGAACCCAAATTGCCTTCAATGACACTCACTTTTGTAAGATAGATAGAAATGATAATGTTAGCCCTAGTTGCAACGTAACCTTTAATGAATTAAACGCCataaatgataatattagAAATGATCTGTCGGCTTTATTAAAATcagatttcttcaaatactttCGACTGGATTTATACAAACAATGTTCCTTTTGGGATGCCAACGATGGACTGTGCTTAAACCGCGCTTGCTCCGTTGATGTGGTAGAGGACTGGGATAAACTGCCCGAGTACTGGCAACCTGAGATCTTGGGTAGTTTCAATAACGATACAGTGACGGAAGCAGATGATAACGATGATGAATGTAAGTTTCTAGATCAACTATGTCAGACTAGTAAAAAACCAGTGGAAATTGAGGACACCATCAACTACTGCGATGTAAATGATTTCAATGGGAAAAACGCCGTTTTGATTGATTTAACAGCTAATCCAGAACGATTTACCGGTTACGGCGGTAAGCAAGCGGGTCAAATTTGGTCTACTATATACCAGGATAACTGTTTCACGATTGGTGAAACAGGTGAGTCGCTAGCCAAAGATGCATTCTATAGACTTGTATCCGGATTTCATGCCTCTATCGGTACTCATTTATCGAAAGAATACCTGAACACCAAAACTGGTAAGTGGGAGCCGAACCTCGATTTGTTTATGGCAAGAATCGGAAATTTTCCCGAGAGAGTAACCAACATGTATTTCAATTATGCTGTTGTCGCCAAAGCCCTTTGGAAGATCCAGCCTTACTTACCtgagttttcattttgtgaTTTAGTCAATAAACaaatcaagaacaaaatgGACAACGTTATTTCTCAACTGGACACAAGCATTTTCAATGAAGACCTAGTTTTTGCCAACGATCTAAGTTTAACTCTGAAGGACGAATTCAGATCTCGCTTCAAAAATGTCACGAAGATAATGGATTGTGTTCAATGTGATAGATGCAGACTTTGGGGTAAAATCCAAACAACTGGTTATGCAACTGctctgaaaattttgttcGAAATTAATGATGCTGATGAATTTACCAAACAGCATATCGTCGGTAAGTTAACCAAATATGAGTTGATTGCGCTGTTACAGACTTTCGGTAGATTGTCAGAATCTATTGAGTCAGTTAATATGTTCGAAAAAATGTATGGGAAAAGACTAAATGGTTCTGAAAATAGATTGAGTTCTTTCTTCCAGAACAACTTTTTTAacattttgaagaaagctGGTAAATCCATTCGCTACACCATAGAAAACATTAACTCAACTAAAgaacaaaaggaaaaaatcaatgaCTCGCAGTCACACGTATTTGATGACCTGAAGATGCCCAAACCCAAAAGTGGTTCAAAAAGAGATACTGGTGTAGTAAATAAATGGAAGAAGGCTTGGAATGTCGAAATTAACAATGTTTCAGAAGCATTCAGCTTCATCTTTAGAAGCTATATTGATTTACCAAAGAATATTTGGAACTTATTTTTGATGGTCGCGTATGAATTTTGGAATAATTTCATTGGTGTGGCCAATTATGTTAATGAGGAAGTAGAAGAGCCAAAATCTTATAAGCTAAACATACAATAA
- the MSC1 gene encoding double-strand break repair enhancer MSC1 (similar to Saccharomyces cerevisiae MSC1 (YML128C); ancestral locus Anc_8.867) yields the protein MKQFRLVNAVSASFVLIGLAMANSDSVFDKWTQEDLADYLRDNKKSLEKYATDSIEDLKREASQVWDKHAQPKPWWQVWSSDSGVSSSNSGWFSNTGSSDHPVSDWLFDTWSTESLRSFLKKNGVDVDDAKASKDSLVKTAKENFNKISKSLKSSGYYPSSSYFDSWSAKDLQNWLSDNGIDYDKAVQNKNELIQKVKENIYQTSEKAEQQRLGLLEGLDLAHQQILDTSGQIKDTVFDKWSSDQLLNWLESHKVNIDKNMAKKHDYLVRMAKENSDNLKDDIYWYLDYMKRESSPFLTKTPEYVGSVWDSSKNFFSNLYFKFRGKTDNVINDTFLVGLESWPKDKLKMFLDARGIKYSILSTENQLRELVKKSRNEKLKILPKDYQKYFDNSNWSLDDIKGWFADKKDDFQDSQTYSTIMKDFDKVSKNTNDAKDQISKTWSNTFQSWSQEDLLQYLKSFGVPVKQTSTKDDLINLAKQNTQWLFGTVREPAYKRYLHNVQNWSKSILGFN from the coding sequence ATGAAGCAATTCAGGTTGGTTAACGCAGTTTCTGCATCATTCGTGCTTATTGGCTTAGCAATGGCTAACTCGGATTCAGTATTCGACAAATGGACACAGGAGGACCTGGCCGATTATTTGCGtgataataaaaagagTTTGGAGAAGTATGCTACGGATTCCATTGAGGATCTAAAGAGGGAGGCGTCGCAAGTTTGGGATAAGCATGCGCAACCTAAACCATGGTGGCAGGTGTGGTCTAGCGACAGCGGCGTGAGCAGCAGCAACTCTGGATGGTTTAGCAATACTGGGTCGTCGGACCACCCAGTTTCCGACTGGCTGTTTGACACATGGTCTACAGAAAGTCTCCGTAGcttcttgaagaagaacggCGTGGACGTGGACGATGCGAAGGCATCGAAGGACTCGCTGGTGAAAACTGCGAAGGAAAACTTCAACAAGATTTCTAAGTCCTTAAAGTCGTCAGGTTACTATCCTTCTAGCTCTTACTTTGACAGCTGGTCAGCCAAAGACCTGCAAAACTGGTTGAGCGACAATGGTATTGATTACGACAAGGCCGTTCAGAACAAGAACGAGTTGATTCAGAAAGTAAAGGAAAACATCTACCAAACCTCAGAGAAGGCAGAACAGCAGCGCTTAGGCTTGCTAGAAGGTCTGGATCTTGCTCACCAACAAATTCTGGACACATCGGGGCAAATCAAGGATACTGTTTTTGACAAGTGGTCTAGTGATCAGCTGCTCAATTGGTTGGAGAGCCATAAGGTCAACATCGACAAGAATATGGCCAAGAAACATGACTATTTGGTTAGAATGGCCAAGGAAAATTCCGACAATCTGAAAGACGATATCTATTGGTACTTGGACTACATGAAGAGAGAATCTTCTCCTTTCTTGACCAAAACCCCAGAATATGTTGGCTCCGTTTGGGACTCTtcgaagaattttttttcaaatttatacTTCAAGTTTAGAGGTAAAACTGACAACGTGATCAATGACACCTTTTTGGTTGGCCTTGAATCATGGCCAAAAgataaattgaagatgtTTCTGGATGCTCGTGGTATCAAGTACTCAATATTGTCCACTGAGAATCAATTGAGGGAATTAGTGAAGAAATCTAGAAATGAAAAGCTCAAGATTCTGCCAAAGGATTACCAAAAATACTTTGACAACAGCAACTGGTCTTTGGATGACATAAAGGGTTGGTTTGCTGACAAAAAGGATGATTTCCAAGATTCTCAAACTTACTCCACAATTATGAAAGATTTTGACAAGGTTTCCAAAAACACAAACGACGCAAAGGACCAAATCTCAAAAACCTGGTCTAATACATTCCAGAGCTGGTCTCAAGAAGATCTACTACAATACTTGAAGTCGTTCGGTGTGCCGGTCAAACAAACTTCTACAAAGGATGACTTAATAAACTTGGCGAAGCAGAATACGCAATGGTTGTTTGGCACCGTTCGGGAACCTGCTTACAAGAGATACTTGCACAATGTCCAGAACTGGTCCAAAAGTATACTAGGATTCAACTAA
- the COX14 gene encoding Cox14p (similar to Saccharomyces cerevisiae COX14 (YML129C); ancestral locus Anc_8.868) — MSKYAWYTRVTDTLHRLTVLTLVGGTLYMSGGLAYTLYMNGKKYEQQVTQQKALEEDNQQLQSPTAPPTE; from the coding sequence ATGTCCAAATACGCTTGGTATACTAGAGTTACCGATACGCTACATCGTCTAACTGTGCTGACGCTTGTTGGGGGTACGTTATACATGTCCGGTGGCTTGGCTTACACTTTATACATGAACGGTAAAAAGTACGAACAGCAAGTGACTCAGCAGAAGGCACTAGAGGAGGACAACCAACAGTTGCAAAGCCCCACCGCCCCTCCTACTGAATAA
- the SMKI13G0010 gene encoding uncharacterized protein, which yields MILIRALYIIWVFLLIPLFNAEEFTPKVTETISKHSVDVLSFDDSNTLIRTEEDVLKISFDAGENWKTIDEIEEPIYSIVIDPFHGHDRAFAFVKETLNFYTTDDQGKSWRLLTIQNPEDSANFYNNEITTHPTKKEYIILHYNWVEKHSDILYSTTGFYVTNNGVSFSRIKPSREKIDGYDNRIHCDFIKSSMYSNLGSNDASIICLFRNREYIEGTDSTITKSELILSTDGGKTFKELDQFKDKTVIEYKILRYHVVVLTQNDMYNEMSSMDIWISNDVSTFQMARTPTQLRYISHEEIQEDSIGRIILALSGERNSKEKDQKSVAEILISDSQGLKFLPIDWIPNNQFGYIDVVSPQFLKGTMFASFSPSLGDFNSEGKHRGEIGKVETKISVDNGLTWSNLKVVDQENADSFTCDITEPDRCSLQPVFYSLRDSGPSAGILMADAVVTDGTLFNHRVHRSFISRDGGLSWKLARNSSGLFATGDQGNIIVHIPYDSIEDGDPQSEFYYSLDQGKTWFEYQLKTAIWPSNLINTTPDGSGLKFILSGVGEYLMERSEPLLGNRGPSNTFYYAIDFSAVFDYKTCEASDFEDWNLAEGKCVNGAKYKYRRRKQESRCLVNRAFEDLKLHETSCNSCARSDYECSFQFVKDSNGDCVPDYNLIVLSDICDKSNGKHVSVKPLQLIKGDKCKTQMNIESVDIPCDEVPKEGSNGKEIITTENKFDFKIQFYQYFDTVADESLVMVDLRGDAYISHDGGQTIKKFETGGEKIVEVVFNSYFNSSAYLFGSEGSIFSTHDRGHSFMIAKLPEARQLGMPLDFNAKSQDTFIYYGGENCESIVSPECHAVAYLTKDGGETFTEMLHNAIHCEFAGSLFKYPSNEDMVMCQVKEKSSQIRSLVSSTDFFHTDKKTVLENIIGYLSTGGYIIIAVPHKDNELRAYVTIDGVEFSEAKFPYDEDVTKQEAFTILDSEEGSIFLHLATNLVPGRDFGNLLKSNSNGTSFVTLEHAVNRNTFGLVDFEKIQGLEGIILTNIVSNSDKVAENKEDKQLKTKITFNEGSDWNFLKPPQKDSEGKKFPCDSKSLDKCSLHLHGYTERKDVRDTYSSGSALGMMFGVGNVGANLLPYEECSTFLTTDGGETWTEVKKTPHQWEYGDHGGVLVLVPEIAETDSISYSTDSGRTWKDYKFCDDKVLVKDITTVPRDSALRFLLFGEAKNLGSGSFRTYTIDFRNIFERQCDFDPTGKKSSDFKYSPLGSQTGCLFGHRTEFLRKTDEKCFIGNVPLSEFSKNIKNCSCTRKDFECDYNYYKANDGTCKLVDGLTPANAADTCKREPDLIEYFESSGYRKIPLSTCQGGLKLDGPLTPHPCPGKEAEFKEKYSANAGIYAFVYVTILLVVFFATWFVYDRGIRRNGGFARFEEIRLNDDGLIENNNTDRVVNKIVKAGLFLSSIITFVFQHTKAGIAQVIAKIRARVSNRAGPTYSSLMHHQFSNETDNLHDEGIDDLSSSVIQGDNLDIEDEVVPSTQQEHASYTDQPAGSDIPNTLLAHSEEDANRPDSVDPHGHDK from the coding sequence ATGATATTAATTCGTGCTCTGTATATTATTTGGGTATTTCTACTCATTCCATTGTTTAATGCAGAAGAATTTACCCCAAAAGTTACCGAAACTATCTCAAAACATTCAGTTGATGTACTAAGCTTTGATGATTCCAACACTTTGATCAGAACGGAAGAAGACGTCTTGAAGATAAGTTTTGATGCTGGAGaaaattggaaaacaatcgatgaaattgaagagcCCATTTACTCAATTGTTATTGATCCCTTCCATGGGCACGACAGAgcttttgcttttgtaAAAGAAACACTGAACTTTTACACCACCGATGATCAAGGTAAATCGTGGAGGCTTCTAACTATACAAAATCCTGAAGATTCAGCAAATTTTTACAATAATGAAATCACTACTCACCCCACAAAAAAGGAGTATATTATTTTACATTACAATTGGGTGGAAAAGCATTCAGATATACTGTATTCAACAACAGGGTTTTACGTTACCAATAATGGTGTATCCTTTTCCCGAATTAAACCTTCtcgagaaaaaattgatggtTATGATAACAGAATACACTGTGACTTTATCAAATCCAGTATGTATTCTAATTTGGGCAGTAATGATGCTTCGATAATCTGTCTTTTCCGAAACAGGGAGTACATTGAAGGTACAGACTCAACTATTACCAAGTCTGAATTGATCTTAAGTACTGATGGTGGTAAAACGTTCAAGGAATTAGATCAGTTCAAAGATAAAACTGTTATTGAATACAAAATATTGAGGTATCATGTAGTCGTTTTGACCCAAAATGATATGTATAATGAGATGTCATCAATGGACATTTGGATATCCAATGATGTATCTACTTTTCAAATGGCTCGTACGCCTACTCAATTAAGGTATATTAGTCACGAGGAAATTCAAGAAGACTCCATCGGAAGGATCATTTTGGCTTTATctggagaaagaaattctaaAGAAAAGGACCAAAAAAGTGTCGCTGAAATTTTAATATCAGACTCTCAAGgattaaaatttttgcCTATAGATTGGATACCAAATAACCAGTTTGGATATATCGATGTAGTCTCTCCGCAGTTCCTAAAAGGTACAATGTTTGCTTCGTTTTCCCCTTCATTGGGTGACTTTAATTCCGAAGGAAAGCACAGGGGGGAAATAGGTAAGGTAGAAACGAAAATCTCTGTGGATAACGGCCTTACATGGTCAAACTTGAAAGTTGTGGACCAAGAAAACGCAGACTCATTTACTTGTGATATTACAGAACCTGATAGATGTTCGCTGCAGCCCGTTTTTTATTCGTTGCGTGATTCGGGCCCTTCTGCTGGGATCCTCATGGCTGATGCCGTTGTCACTGATGGTACTTTATTCAATCATAGGGTTCATAGAAGCTTTATTTCCAGAGATGGTGGCTTGAGTTGGAAGCTAGCTCGTAATTCTTCTGGTTTATTTGCTACTGGTGATCAGGgaaatattattgtacATATCCCGTATGACTCAATTGAAGATGGCGATCCCCAATCTGAATTTTACTATTCTTTAGACCAGGGCAAAACATGGTTTGAATATCAACTAAAAACCGCTATTTGGCCATCAAATTTGATCAATACGACACCAGACGGATCTGGATTAAAATTTATATTGAGTGGAGTGGGAGAATACTTGATGGAAAGATCAGAGCCCTTATTAGGAAACAGGGGCCCTTCAAATACCTTCTACTATGCGATTGATTTTTCAGCAGTATTTGATTATAAAACTTGTGAAGCAagtgattttgaagattggAATTTGGCAGAAGGAAAATGTGTTAATGGGGCTAAATACAAGTATAGAAGGAGGAAGCAGGAATCCCGTTGCTTAGTAAATAGAGCgtttgaagatttgaaattacaTGAAACTTCTTGTAACAGCTGTGCTAGATCTGACTACGAATGCTCATTTCAATTTGTTAAGGACTCAAACGGTGACTGTGTTCCGGATTACAACCTGATTGTTCTTTCTGATATTTGTGACAAGTCAAACGGCAAACATGTATCAGTAAAGCCATTGCAATTAATCAAAGGTGATAAATGTAAAACACAAATGAATATCGAGTCCGTAGATATTCCATGCGATGAAGTCCCAAAGGAGGGTTCGAATGGCAAAGAAATAATCACCACCGAAAACAAATTCGACTTCAAAATTCAGTTTTATCAATACTTTGATACAGTCGCAGACGAATCTCTGGTAATGGTAGATTTAAGGGGAGATGCTTATATATCTCACGATGGTGgacaaacaataaaaaaatttgaaactgGCGGCGAAAAAATAGTCGAAGTTGTGTTCAACTCATACTTCAACTCTTCAGCTTATCTATTTGGGTCTGAGGGTAGCATTTTTTCCACCCATGATAGAGGACATTCTTTCATGATCGCTAAGTTGCCTGAAGCCAGGCAGTTAGGTATGCCATTAGATTTTAATGCCAAATCACAGGATacatttatttattatggTGGTGAGAATTGTGAATCAATTGTAAGTCCAGAATGTCATGCTGTAGCATACCTCACTAAAGATGGAGGTGAAACGTTTACAGAAATGCTTCATAATGCAATTCACTGTGAATTCGCAGGTTCGCTTTTCAAATATCCGTCAAATGAAGATATGGTTATGTGCcaagtaaaagaaaagtccTCGCAAATAAGAAGtttagtttcttcaactGATTTTTTCCACACTGATAAAAAAACCGTTCTTGAAAACATTATTGGCTACTTGTCCACTGGTGGCTATATCATTATTGCCGTACCTCATAAAGATAATGAATTGAGGGCATATGTAACTATTGATGGTGTCGAATTTTCCGAGGCAAAATTCCcatatgatgaagatgttaCGAAGCAAGAGGCATTCACTATATTAGACTCCGAGGAAGGATCGATTTTCTTACACTTGGCAACGAACTTAGTACCAGGACGTGATTTTGGCAACCTTTTAAAATCCAATTCAAACGGTACTTCTTTTGTCACCCTGGAGCACGCCGTTAATAGAAACACGTTCGGCTTGGTagactttgaaaaaattcaaggtCTTGAAGGCATAATTCTCACTAACATTGTGTCAAATAGTGACAAGGTTGCTGAGAATAAGGAAGACAAACAattgaagacgaagatCACCTTTAATGAGGGCTCGGattggaattttttgaaacctCCTCAAAAGGACTCCGAAGGAAAGAAGTTCCCTTGCGACTCTAAATCATTAGACAAGTGTTCGCTGCATTTGCACGGCTACACTGAACGTAAGGATGTTAGGGATACATATTCTTCTGGTTCCGCATTAGGAATGATGTTTGGTGTTGGGAACGTTGGAGCTAACCTTCTACCGTATGAAGAATGTTCTACTTTTTTGACTACTGATGGCGGTGAGACGTGGACTGAAGTTAAGAAAACTCCCCACCAATGGGAATACGGTGATCATGGGGGGGTCTTAGTTTTAGTTCCCGAAATCGCAGAAACTGACTCTATTTCCTATTCTACTGATTCTGGAAGAACATGGAAAGATTATAAGTTCTGTGACGATAAAGTTCTGGTAAAGGATATAACTACGGTTCCTCGAGACTCTGCtttgagatttttgttatttGGAGAAGCAAAGAATCTGGGAAGTGGTTCATTTAGGACGTACACAATCGATTTCAGAAACATCTTCGAGAGACAGTGTGACTTCGATCCCACCggaaagaaaagttcaGATTTCAAATACTCTCCTTTAGGGTCTCAAACTGGTTGCCTGTTTGGACATCGGACCGAATTTTTACGCAAGACAGATGAAAAGTGTTTTATTGGTAATGTTCCACTTTCTGAATTCTctaaaaacatcaaaaactGTTCATGTACACGGAAAGATTTCGAGTGTGATTATAATTATTATAAAGCTAACGATGGTACTTGTAAGTTAGTCGATGGTCTCACTCCCGCCAATGCTGCCGACACCTGTAAAAGGGAACCAGACTTGATAGAGTATTTTGAATCTTCCGGATACAGAAAGATACCCCTATCAACTTGCCAGGGTGGTTTGAAATTGGATGGACCTTTAACACCACATCCTTGTCCAGGAAAAGAAGCcgaatttaaagaaaagtattcTGCAAACGCTGGTATTTATGCATTTGTTTACGTCACAATCcttcttgttgttttctttgcaaCATGGTTTGTATACGATAGAGGTATCAGAAGAAACGGGGGGTTTGcaagatttgaagaaattaggTTAAATGACGATGGTCTgatagaaaacaataataccGATAGAGTTGTGAACAAAATTGTAAAAGCAGGATTATTCCTTTCTTCAATTATTACATTTGTATTCCAACACACGAAGGCAGGCATAGCTCAAGTTATTGCGAAAATAAGAGCAAGAGTTAGCAATAGGGCAGGTCCGACCTATTCATCGTTGATGCACCATCAGTTTTCAAATGAAACAGATAACTTGCATGATGAAGGCATTGACGATTTGTCTAGTTCTGTTATCCAAGGTGATAATCTTGACATCGAGGACGAAGTTGTACCATCTACCCAACAAGAACACGCGTCGTATACAGATCAGCCAGCCGGAAGTGATATTCCAAACACATTGTTAGCACATAGCGAAGAAGACGCCAACAGGCCTGACTCAGTGGATCCACACGGCCATGACAAGTAA
- the SMKI13G0030 gene encoding uncharacterized protein (similar to Saccharomyces cerevisiae YML131W; ancestral locus Anc_8.0) gives MVLAKQWVLKNLPIPGQPFNFDFTDPECTFELVEKEISPEQLKVGELLLETNYLSNDPAQKFWISSRDKNYAKGVQPGEIIPARGIGKVLASNNEAFSPGDYVSALTGWTTHVIISQENVKQLRKLDKNKVGRLWWYLSVLGGTSLTAYFIFFNYARLQEREEDYGKVYLISGAAGAVGTVCIQLALNVFKASKVIAIAGGPEKVAFVESFGDKVVGVDYKDPDFEQKLIEAAGGENTVDFFIDNVGGNVLEAGVLLLKQSAMLIACGAISAYNDPSKFVFKGYSYILTKRLIVKGVLVTDHIDEFPKALDRLSSLVKYGQISLLNSATLEDGTGDKFKNVPLIWKGLFSGANLGKLITEVKKDE, from the coding sequence ATGGTATTAGCTAAGCAATGggttttgaaaaacctACCAATTCCTGGTCAACCATTCAATTTTGACTTTACCGACCCTGAATGTACTTTTGAGcttgttgaaaaagaaatttctcCAGAGCAGTTAAAGGTTGGTGAACTGTTACTAGAAACAAATTATCTATCTAATGATCCTGCCCAGAAATTTTGGATTTCATCACGAGACAAAAATTATGCCAAAGGTGTCCAACCTGGTGAAATCATTCCCGCAAGAGGGATTGGTAAAGTCTTGGCCTCAAACAACGAAGCTTTTTCACCCGGCGACTATGTCTCTGCGCTAACTGGCTGGACTACTCACGTCATTATCTCGCAAGAAAATGTTAAACAATTAAGAAAGcttgataaaaacaaagTTGGGAGACTTTGGTGGTACCTATCCGTGTTAGGTGGCACTTCTTTAACAGcgtattttatttttttcaactatgCTCGACTACAAGAAAGGGAAGAAGACTATGGAAAAGTGTATTTAATTTCTGGTGCAGCTGGTGCAGTTGGTACTGTTTGCATTCAACTGGCTTTGAATGTCTTTAAAGCTTCGAAGGTTATTGCTATTGCTGGTGGTCCAGAAAAAGTTGCTTTCGTTGAATCCTTTGGGGACAAAGTGGTCGGAGTTGATTATAAAGATCCAGACTTCGAACAGAAACTTATCGAAGCTGCCGGCGGTGAGAATACTGTAGATTTCTTTATCGATAATGTTGGTGGTAATGTGCTGGAAGCTGGTGTTCTGCTTCTAAAGCAAAGTGCTATGTTAATAGCCTGTGGTGCTATTAGTGCTTACAATGATCCATCCAAGTTTGTATTTAAGGGATACAGCTACATTCTGACCAAGCGATTGATTGTTAAAGGGGTGCTAGTGACGGATCATATCGATGAATTTCCAAAGGCGTTAGATAGATTGAGTTCTTTAGTCAAGTATGGTCAAATTAGTCTGCTAAATTCGGCCACACTCGAGGATGGTACTGGTGATAAGTTCAAGAATGTGCCCTTGATATGGAAAGGCCTCTTCAGTGGTGCCAATTTAGGAAAGCTTATTACTGAAGTCAAGAAAGACGAATGA